GAGCATCGCGACTGCTTCGAAAAATTCGCAAACGATCTGTTTTCAAATGTTTCACCTGACGAAATCGATGCAATTCTCGACGGATTGTTAATACTCGATAAACTGTTTGAAATGAAAAACGAAATTAAAGAGGGGGACCTATTGCGTGATTAAGTTGATGAGATTTTTAAAACCCTTCATTGCGCTGATTCTGTTGACGGTTATTCTCCTTTTTGGACAGGCTATGGCGGATTTGGCTTTACCTGATTATATGTCTCGAATAGTCAATAATGGAATACAGCAGAGCGGAGTAGAATATGCCATTCCTGAAATAATGATTGAAGATGACTTTCAGTATTTAATGCTGTTTATGACTCCTGAAGAGATGGATGATGTCAATGGCATCTATAGTAGAGTTGCGCCTGAAGACAAGGACTATGGGGAGTATGATTTGAAGGCGGAAGGAAAGGCTATTTATGTATTAGATGAAGATGCCGAGTACTCTGTTTCCGAGATTGAGCCTATAATGGCAAAATCTCTTCTAGCTTATACAGGCATCAGCAGAATTATTATGGATGAAGGCAGCAAGGGGATGGAGATTGACGGTATGATAATCCCTCCCGATGCGGATGTGTTTGAACTACTGGCTCGAATGCCTTTAGAAAAACGCTTGGCAGCGGCCGAACGATTAATTGGTCAAATACCTGAAAATAATGAAAGCATGCTTATACAAGTGGGAACTAGGGCTTTAGCCGAATACAATGCCTCAATCGGCATTGATGTAGCGGGGAATCAGAGAGGCTACATTCTTGGAATCGGCGCCATCATGATTGTAATTACAATCTTGGGGGCGATGGCTTCCATATCGGTTGGTTTTCTTGCCGCAAGAATCGCAGCGGGCGTTGGTAAAAATCTCAGAAAGACGATTTTTACCAAGATTGAAAGCTTTTCCAACCAGGAATTTGACAAATTCTCTACGGCTTCCCTAATTACAAGAAGCACCAATGATGTCACACAGATACAGTCATTGCTTGTCATGCTGCTAAGAATTATCTTTTATGCCCCCATAATGGGTATTGGCGGGGTGTTTATGGCTCTTGAAAAAAGCGGATCGATGTCATGGATAATCGCCCTAGCGGTAATAGTACTGATAGGGATGATCATTGTAATATTCAGCATAGCTCTTCCAAAGTTTAAATTGGTACAAAAACTGATTGATAGGCTTAACATGGTAACGCGTGAAAATCTTGCCGGGATGATGGTAATAAGGGCGTTCAACACGCAGGCTTTCGAGGAGAAAAGGTTTGACGATGCGAATAGGGAACTGACGGCGACCAATCTTTTTGTCAACCGTCTAATGGTATTCTTCCAGCCGGCCATGATGCTTATCATGAACGGGACCTCGCTATTGATTGTCTGGGTTGGAGCTCACCAGATTGCAAACTCTGCCATGAAGGTTGGAGATATGATGGCCTATATGCAATATGCGTTGCAGATAATCTTTGCATTCCTGATGCTGTCAATGATGTTTATAATGGTTCCCAGAGCCATAGTGTCCGCACAGAGAATCTCGGAAGTCCTTGATGTGGAGCCTGTAATACTTGACCCGAAAAATCCAGTAAAGCCAAACGCAAATGGAGCGGGGGAAGTAGTTTATGAAGATGTCGAATTCGGATTTCCGGGGGCTGAAGAAAGCTTGTTGAAAAACATAAGCTTTGTCGCAAAACCCGGTGAAACTACCGCAATTATTGGTGCCACAGGGTCCGGCAAAACCACTCTAGTTAATTTGCTTCCTCGGTTCTACGATATAAAAAATGGTGAAATTAAAATAGACGGAGTAAATATATCAGATATGACTATGCATGATTTGAGGGATATGATCGGTTATGTGCCACAAAAGGCATCCCTATTCAGCGGAACAATCGAAAGCAATCTTAAATATGCTAACGAGGAAGCCTCGGCAGATGAATTGAGCGAGGCCATTTCCATAGCCCAGGCATCCGACATCGTAAGTGAAAAAACAGATGGTCTCAAATCCGAGGTTTCGCAACACGGCGCGAATCTTTCCGGTGGACAAAAACAACGATTGTCCATTGCGCGCGCCCTTGTAAAAAAGCCGAAAATCTATATCATAGACGACAGCTTTTCTGCGCTGGATTTCAAAACGGACTCCGAGCTTAGAAAGGCACTCAAAGACAAGACTGGAAGCAGTACTATTCTTCTTATTGCTCAAAGAATTTCGACCATCAGAAATGCAGATCAGATAGTAGTGCTTGAAGAAGGCGGCATTTGCGGAATTGGCAAACACGAAGAACTCATGGAAAAATGCGAGATATACAAAGAGATTGCTTTATCGCAATTGTCGGTGGAGGAATTGTCATGAATAAAAACAAGAGAAAGGATAGTGGACACAGAGGGGGAATGGGCCGAGGCCACGGACCCATGATGGGAAGCGGGGAGAAAACGAAAAATTTCAAAGGAACTATTCGTCGATTGCTTGCTTATCTCAAGGAATTTAGATTTCAATTTGCCATAGTGCTACTGTTTGCAGTGACGAGCTCCACGTTTGGGATATTCGGGCCCAAGCTCTTGGGTATGGCTACCACAAAAATATTTGAGGGGGCAATCAATCAGCTGTCCGGAATAGGAATCGGCATTGATTTTAAATACGTTGGAAGGATAATTATTCTTTTGATGGGTCTATATGGAATGAGTTCCCTGTTCTCGTATTTTCAGGGCTACATCATGTCGGGTGTATCCATGAAGGTAAGCTATAGCATGCGTAAGGAAATCTCAGAGAAGAT
Above is a genomic segment from Peptostreptococcaceae bacterium containing:
- a CDS encoding ABC transporter ATP-binding protein, producing MIKLMRFLKPFIALILLTVILLFGQAMADLALPDYMSRIVNNGIQQSGVEYAIPEIMIEDDFQYLMLFMTPEEMDDVNGIYSRVAPEDKDYGEYDLKAEGKAIYVLDEDAEYSVSEIEPIMAKSLLAYTGISRIIMDEGSKGMEIDGMIIPPDADVFELLARMPLEKRLAAAERLIGQIPENNESMLIQVGTRALAEYNASIGIDVAGNQRGYILGIGAIMIVITILGAMASISVGFLAARIAAGVGKNLRKTIFTKIESFSNQEFDKFSTASLITRSTNDVTQIQSLLVMLLRIIFYAPIMGIGGVFMALEKSGSMSWIIALAVIVLIGMIIVIFSIALPKFKLVQKLIDRLNMVTRENLAGMMVIRAFNTQAFEEKRFDDANRELTATNLFVNRLMVFFQPAMMLIMNGTSLLIVWVGAHQIANSAMKVGDMMAYMQYALQIIFAFLMLSMMFIMVPRAIVSAQRISEVLDVEPVILDPKNPVKPNANGAGEVVYEDVEFGFPGAEESLLKNISFVAKPGETTAIIGATGSGKTTLVNLLPRFYDIKNGEIKIDGVNISDMTMHDLRDMIGYVPQKASLFSGTIESNLKYANEEASADELSEAISIAQASDIVSEKTDGLKSEVSQHGANLSGGQKQRLSIARALVKKPKIYIIDDSFSALDFKTDSELRKALKDKTGSSTILLIAQRISTIRNADQIVVLEEGGICGIGKHEELMEKCEIYKEIALSQLSVEELS